The DNA segment GGCTTTCACCAGATCGGCGCCGGCCTCTTCCCCCACGGGGCGGCCCTGGTGGAAGGGATCGAAGCAGAGGAGGCCCATGTCGGTCCGCAGGGCCGCGATGAAGTGGCCGGGCAGCCCCACGCCGACGGCGTCGAAGCCCATCCGCCGGGCCAGAGCCACCCACAGGATGGACAGGGAGATGGGAAGCCCCTTCCGCCGCGATACCACCGCCGGGAGCAGCGCGTTGAGCGGATCGTCGTAGGTCTCGCGGTCGCCCTGGAACCCCAGTTCGGTGAACAGCAGGTGATTCAGGGCGTCCAGGGCCTTGTGCGTGTTCCAGGGCAGGGGCATCCGTCCCGCGAGGATGAAGGCCCATTCGTTGATGTGCATCACGATGTCGGCGGGATCCGGATCTTCCAGCGCCGGCGCCACGGCGTGGATCGCCCCCTCGGCGAGGTTGCGGCAGTCGGGATCGGTCCGGAGGTATTCCAGCAGCGACATCAGCGGCGCCGGCGCAGGATGGCGCGAAGCACCAGGACCACCGCGAGCGCCCCGAGGGCGATCCAGGCCCACCGCTGGCCGGAATGGGCGGCGGTCTGGACTTTCTGCGCCTCCTCCGCCTTGCGGATGTTCTCCTCGATGGAAAGCTTGGACTGCGCCTCCCGGGCGTCCTTCACCGCCTTCTGGGCGGATTCGCGCGACGCCTGGAGGTCCTTGGCGGCGGCTTC comes from the Geothrix sp. 21YS21S-4 genome and includes:
- a CDS encoding SirB1 family protein, producing the protein MSLLEYLRTDPDCRNLAEGAIHAVAPALEDPDPADIVMHINEWAFILAGRMPLPWNTHKALDALNHLLFTELGFQGDRETYDDPLNALLPAVVSRRKGLPISLSILWVALARRMGFDAVGVGLPGHFIAALRTDMGLLCFDPFHQGRPVGEEAGADLVKAATGGRIPFQREMLRPAPDRTILARLVRNLHLRFLHAEDWEEALWTGTHLILLEPENPRAHKERAFVHLQRDEPDQARVDLEEAQRLGSGEDPEVQAWLQQLQR